A stretch of Alkalibacter saccharofermentans DSM 14828 DNA encodes these proteins:
- the cas6e gene encoding type I-E CRISPR-associated protein Cas6/Cse3/CasE, producing MYLSRIILNINKRDTIRAMSSPQILHGAVESSLGFVRNESERTLWRLDILNGQCCLLIQSCKIPIFEQINEQLGFGLENNLWDAKELNNLFNRLDNNQLWRFRLRANPVYSKTKNRIETKKRGKVVAHVTATQQKDWLIERSQRNGFLINNDSFDVVFTDWKKFRKKNGNEVTLRIADFEGVLKIQNIERFKNTIISGIGRGKAYGCGLLTIAPYEGD from the coding sequence GTGTACCTGTCCCGAATAATCTTAAATATTAATAAAAGAGACACTATCAGAGCTATGAGTTCACCACAAATTTTGCATGGAGCTGTTGAATCCAGTCTTGGGTTTGTGCGAAATGAAAGTGAACGTACATTGTGGCGATTAGATATATTAAATGGACAGTGTTGTCTATTAATTCAAAGCTGCAAGATACCTATTTTTGAACAGATTAATGAACAGCTTGGATTTGGTTTAGAGAATAATTTGTGGGATGCAAAAGAGTTAAATAACTTATTTAATAGGTTGGATAATAATCAACTATGGAGATTCCGTTTGAGGGCGAATCCTGTTTACAGCAAAACAAAAAATAGAATTGAAACAAAAAAAAGAGGAAAGGTTGTAGCACATGTAACAGCTACTCAACAAAAGGACTGGTTAATCGAGCGTTCTCAACGAAATGGGTTTTTAATTAATAATGATTCGTTTGACGTTGTCTTTACAGATTGGAAAAAGTTTCGTAAAAAGAATGGAAACGAAGTTACCTTGCGTATTGCGGATTTTGAGGGTGTATTAAAAATCCAAAATATAGAAAGATTTAAGAATACTATAATATCGGGAATAGGTAGAGGTAAGGCTTATGGTTGTGGTCTTTTGACCATAGCGCCATATGAAGGTGATTAA
- the cas5e gene encoding type I-E CRISPR-associated protein Cas5/CasD, whose product MRLAGPLQSWGVESKFEKRGTDRAPSKSGIIGMIAAAMGRRRSETIEDLLELKFGVRVDQEGVLLKDYQTVKGEKPYVTNRYYLSDAIFLVGLEGNINLLEKIDTALLKPAFPLYLGRRSCPPEGIVSLGIKEQVSLKDALNNEPWLVSEWRKKRNQNKLNLRILIDSNIEDDEVLFQRDLPISFNQSRREYGFRQITEYVQNIQRSNDGENIEKYGITDHDPLSAFEEE is encoded by the coding sequence ATGCGCCTGGCTGGACCTTTACAATCTTGGGGGGTTGAATCTAAATTTGAAAAAAGAGGAACAGATAGAGCCCCAAGCAAAAGCGGAATTATAGGCATGATAGCTGCAGCGATGGGAAGAAGGAGGAGTGAGACTATAGAAGATTTGTTAGAACTTAAATTTGGGGTTCGAGTAGATCAAGAAGGGGTATTGCTTAAAGATTATCAGACGGTTAAAGGAGAAAAACCATATGTGACAAATAGATATTATTTGTCAGATGCTATCTTTTTAGTCGGACTTGAGGGGAATATAAATTTGCTTGAAAAAATTGATACAGCATTACTCAAACCCGCTTTTCCGCTGTATTTGGGAAGACGTTCATGTCCGCCCGAAGGCATAGTATCATTAGGTATTAAAGAGCAAGTAAGTCTAAAAGATGCTTTAAACAACGAACCCTGGTTGGTGAGCGAGTGGAGAAAAAAAAGAAATCAGAACAAATTGAATTTAAGAATATTAATAGATTCAAATATTGAGGACGATGAAGTTTTGTTTCAAAGAGACTTGCCGATTTCATTCAATCAGAGCAGACGAGAATATGGGTTTCGCCAAATAACTGAATACGTTCAAAATATTCAGCGGTCAAATGATGGAGAAAATATAGAAAAATATGGTATAACTGACCATGATCCATTATCTGCTTTTGAGGAGGAGTGA
- the cas1e gene encoding type I-E CRISPR-associated endonuclease Cas1e, which produces MNNYNGIEKPEIQTLPTMKDRISFLYVEKAVLNRNDGAITVTDARGTVNIPSASLGILLLGPGTKISHRAIELIGDSGTSVVWVGERGVRYYAHGRPLTSSSRLLVRQAELVSNVRSRIEVARKMYQKRFPNEDVSLLTMQQLRGREGARVRAVYRNESKRTGVVWNGREYNPHNFENSDVVNMALSAAHACLYGVAHSVIVAMGCSPGLGFIHTGHERSFVYDIADLYKAEITIPIAFEVAAENPSDISSITRRRVRDAIFDGRLLKDMVSDLRELLLENDSEDNELGVDILNLWDDKKGSVPHAISYGKEDEYEDQELMEDGYGTILEDEE; this is translated from the coding sequence ATGAATAATTATAATGGTATTGAAAAACCAGAAATTCAAACATTGCCTACTATGAAGGATAGGATATCATTTCTTTATGTTGAAAAAGCTGTTTTAAATAGAAATGATGGAGCGATAACGGTAACAGATGCTAGAGGGACTGTCAACATACCTTCTGCATCGCTAGGGATATTACTACTTGGACCTGGCACAAAGATATCTCATAGAGCTATTGAACTTATAGGAGACTCAGGAACTAGTGTAGTATGGGTGGGGGAAAGAGGTGTTCGATATTATGCCCATGGACGCCCACTAACAAGCTCCTCTCGTTTATTAGTAAGGCAAGCGGAGTTGGTTTCAAATGTACGTTCAAGGATAGAAGTTGCGAGAAAGATGTATCAAAAAAGATTTCCTAATGAAGATGTTTCATTGTTAACAATGCAACAACTGCGTGGAAGGGAAGGAGCACGTGTGCGTGCAGTATATCGCAACGAATCAAAGCGAACAGGTGTTGTCTGGAATGGACGAGAATATAATCCACATAATTTTGAAAATAGCGATGTAGTTAATATGGCTTTATCTGCTGCGCATGCATGTCTATATGGTGTAGCACATAGCGTGATTGTAGCGATGGGATGTTCACCAGGATTAGGATTTATTCACACTGGCCATGAACGATCGTTTGTGTACGATATTGCGGATCTTTACAAAGCGGAAATAACAATTCCTATAGCTTTCGAGGTTGCAGCAGAAAATCCTAGTGATATCAGTTCAATTACTCGAAGAAGAGTCCGGGATGCGATTTTTGATGGAAGGTTATTAAAAGATATGGTTTCTGATTTGCGGGAATTGCTGTTGGAAAATGATTCGGAGGATAATGAACTGGGAGTAGACATTTTAAACCTTTGGGATGATAAGAAAGGTTCTGTGCCGCATGCAATCTCATACGGAAAAGAAGACGAGTATGAAGATCAGGAACTGATGGAGGATGGATACGGTACAATTTTGGAGGATGAAGAATGA
- the cas2e gene encoding type I-E CRISPR-associated endoribonuclease Cas2e, with translation MIVVSIVDCPLALRGDLTKWLFEINTGIYVGQVSSRVREELWKRIKESAKTGRATMVLSTNNEQGMDFRVHNSDWEPIDFDGLKLMLKPSPARLKKKDATKLGFSSAGNMRKAKRMTKRNQALKEIPEDYAVIDLETTGLSLTEDEIIEIGAIKVCKNVVIDELNFLIKLNHKIPDSIVELTGISNSEINKVGVELREAILCLISFIGELPLVLHNADFDLKFLKTASEKHKLPIILNTCFDTLAIAKRTLINVENYKLGTLLNYFDIKYESKHRSIGDCYSTYYLLEKLKKIGKDREQKRL, from the coding sequence ATGATAGTTGTCTCAATAGTAGATTGTCCATTGGCACTAAGAGGTGATTTGACAAAGTGGTTGTTTGAAATAAATACTGGAATTTATGTTGGGCAAGTTAGTTCAAGAGTACGAGAAGAACTATGGAAACGGATTAAAGAAAGCGCGAAAACTGGACGTGCTACAATGGTTTTAAGCACAAATAACGAGCAAGGAATGGATTTTCGAGTTCATAACAGTGATTGGGAACCAATAGATTTTGATGGTCTAAAACTAATGTTGAAGCCTAGCCCAGCGCGCTTGAAAAAGAAAGATGCGACAAAGTTAGGATTTAGTAGTGCGGGAAATATGCGCAAAGCAAAGAGAATGACAAAACGAAATCAAGCATTGAAAGAAATTCCTGAGGATTATGCTGTAATTGACTTGGAAACTACTGGATTGTCTTTAACTGAAGATGAAATCATTGAAATTGGTGCAATCAAAGTTTGCAAAAATGTAGTGATTGACGAGCTTAATTTTCTAATCAAATTAAATCACAAAATACCGGATTCAATAGTTGAACTCACGGGGATAAGTAATTCGGAAATAAATAAGGTAGGAGTAGAATTAAGAGAGGCTATTTTATGTTTGATAAGTTTTATCGGTGAATTGCCATTAGTATTGCATAATGCTGATTTTGATTTAAAATTTCTGAAAACCGCAAGTGAAAAACATAAATTACCAATAATATTAAATACTTGCTTCGATACATTAGCCATCGCTAAACGAACATTAATAAATGTAGAAAACTATAAGCTTGGTACGTTATTGAATTATTTTGATATAAAGTATGAGAGTAAACATAGAAGCATAGGAGATTGTTATTCGACATACTATTTGTTAGAGAAACTGAAAAAAATCGGAAAGGACAGAGAACAAAAAAGGCTATAA